A single region of the Stigmatopora argus isolate UIUO_Sarg chromosome 6, RoL_Sarg_1.0, whole genome shotgun sequence genome encodes:
- the chl1b gene encoding neural cell adhesion molecule L1-like protein isoform X4 yields the protein MLLPLKGIHKLFYGDQRRRCHSLYHFFSTPETKTEETLESTCFLITKSTMKAITRWTINGILASVTFICAFQTTTAIDIPLEVEQLPSITDQSPSSLIAFPFDESYSMTCEAKGNPAPEFRWTKNGEEFDPSLDPRLMKEEDSGTFVIPNNGNLTEYQGTYLCYASNKLGTATSKDIEFIVPHVPKFPKETLEPLVVEEGQAFVLKCDPPKGIPPLQIYWMTINLQHIEQDERVSMGLNGNLYFSHAVEKDSRRDYCCFAAFPRIRTIVQKTAMSVIVKTKKSHGMSPEMANAIKERRPLLMTPSGVATAKHLVRGDDLKLECIPEGFPTPQVEWVKIGHTLPVKAKLEDHGKLIIIPSVEKEDSGKYMCKAKNRLGEVVHYFTVNVEEPPEWVLEPESQLSMIGSDVLIKCSATGTPQPTITWRVNGLPLNEFPATNRRVFDDTIILHNAKASDSAVYQCQASNRHGTLLANANIMVMNLSPMILTREGEDYSAVEGRGVIMHCNVFSSPPSTITWNKDDSSESLMAPKYSLHDNGSLEIYSTEKEDTGQYTCYAKNTEGSSAIEASLYVKDPTKITVAPEDQRILIGTIAQLSCLVEYDESFTHDFELLWEKDNMDIGYNYTENSRYFVEDGILQIFNVSHTDQGVYTCVGRTPVDQDSASALLMVLDVPDAPRHLVLSEHKTKSVKLKWTPGNDHNSSTTEFIIQYEESQWEPGSWKELLRVPGNHISSLLKLHGHVDYRFRVAAVNSVGKGPPSEPTERYKTPPTAPDKNPEIVKIEGTLPHQMDINWEPLLPIEHNGPGLEYKVSYRRQDLEGDWKEQIVKRHSFVVKKTPTFVPYEIKIQAKNNQGWGPEPKVVTGYSGEDSFFWTCPQGTGTVPSAAPEDVAVVVMNSSVVKVNWTRVNKDKLHGHLGGYRINWWRLRSLVDIKKSHGEKHTLTLPGDRNHAIIAKLQPFSEYSLIVMTFNGRGNGPGSHPVNFKTPEGVPEKNPVFRVTDTQRHAVSLAWAPPSEPNGILTGYLLEYQLINNTEEVGQLQSIDISKPDTTKWTLRDLEPLSKYKFHLRSCTTAGCGPIISEESTTTLEASLASIHGGISNQGWFIGLLCAIALLTLIVLIACFVNRNKGGKYSVKEKEDLHPDVESQGMNDDTFCEYRECNTHEVDTEPHTSAEI from the exons GTACCACTTTTTCAGtacaccagagacaaaaacTGAGGAAACATTGGAAAGCACTTGTTTCTTGATAACTAAGTCCACAATGAAAGCCATAACACGCTGGACAATAAATGGCATTCTTGCCTCAGTCACCTTTATCTGTGCCTTTCAAACCACTACAGCCATTGATATCCCCCTGGAAG TTGAGCAGCTGCCCAGCATCACTGACCAGTCGCCAAGCTCTCTCATTGCCTTCCCATTTGATGAAAGTTATTCCATGACATGTGAAGCCAAAGGGAATCCCGCGCCAGA ATTCAGATGGACTAAAAATGGAGAAGAATTTGACCCCTCTTTAGACCCCCGGCTGATGAAAGAAGAGGATTCTGGGACTTTTGTGATACCTAATAATGGGAACCTTACAGAGTACCAGGGAACCTATCTTTGTTATGCCTCAAACAAGTTGGGGACTGCCACATCGAAGGACATTGAATTTATTGTTCCTC ATGTCCCTAAGTTTCCAAAGGAAACACTTGAGCCTCTGGTGGTGGAGGAAGGCCaggcttttgttttaaaatgtgaccCACCCAAAGGAATACCCCCTTTGCAGATTTATTGGATGACTATCA ACCTTCAACATATAGAACAAGATGAGAGAGTGTCCATGGGATTGAATGGAAATCTGTACTTCTCTCATGCGGTGGAGAAGGACAGCAGGAGAGATTACTGctgttttgctgcttttccaAGAATACGCACCATTGTTCAGAAGACGGCCATGTCAGTAATTGTCAAGACAA AAAAAAGTCATGGCATGAGTCCTGAAATGG CCAATGCCATCAAAGAGCGGAGACCCTTGCTTATGACGCCCTCTGGTGTCGCAACAGCAAAACATCTAGTTAGAGGAGATGACTTGAAACTGGAATGCATTCCTGAGGGCTT TCCAACCCCACAGGTAGAATGGGTCAAAATAGGACATACGCTTCCAGTTAAAGCCAAACTGGAAGATCATGGAAAATTGATAATTATCCCTAGTGTTGAGAAAGAAGACAGCGGAAAATATATGTGCAAGGCCAAGAACAGACTTGGTGAAGTAGTCCATTACTTCACAGTTAACGTTGAAG AACCTCCAGAGTGGGTGTTGGAGCCTGAGAGTCAGCTCAGTATGATTGGCTCCGATGTGCTCATCAAGTGCTCAGCGACTGGGACTCCCCAGCCAACCATAACTTGGAGGGTGAATGGTCTGCCTCTGAATG AATTCCCAGCAACAAACAGGAGGGTGTTTGATGACACCATCATTTTGCACAATGCCAAAGCATCAGACAGTGCAGTCTATCAGTGCCAAGCATCCAACAGACACGGAACCCTCCTTGCTAATGCAAACATCATGGTTATGA ATCTCTCTCCAATGATTCTTACAAGGGAAGGGGAGGATTACTCTGCTGTGGAAGGAAGGGGAGTGATAATGCACTGCAATGTGTTCAGCTCGCCACCATCTACTATCACTTG gaaTAAAGATGATTCCTCTGAATCTTTGATGGCACCAAAATATAGCCTCCATGACAATGGCTCATTGGAGATTTACTCCACAGAAAAAGAAGACACAGGACAATATACTTGTTATGCCAAAAATACAGAAGGGTCATCTGCCATTGAAGCTTCCCTTTACGTGAAAG ATCCTACCAAAATAACAGTTGCCCCAGAAGACCAACGGATCCTAATAGGCACCATAGCCCAGCTCTCATGCCTGGTAGAATACGACGAGTCCTTCACCCACGACTTTGAGCTCCTGTGGGAAAAAGACAATATGGACATAGGCTACAATTATACAGAGAATTCAAG ATACTTTGTGGAGGATGGTATCCTTCAAATATTCAATGTAAGCCACACAGACCAgggtgtgtacacatgtgtggGGAGAACTCCTGTGGATCAGGACAGTGCCTCTGCATTGCTCATGGTGTTAG ATGTCCCTGATGCACCGCGGCACTTGGTACTGTCAGAACACAAGACCAAAAGTGTGAAACTGAAATGGACACCAGGGAATGATCACAACAGCTCTACCAcag AGTTTATTATTCAATATGAGGAGAGCCAGTGGGAGCCTGGAAGTTGGAAGGAGCTGCTCAGGGTACCTGGAAATCACATTTCGTCCCTCCTCAAACTCCATGGTCATGTTGACTATCGTTTTCGGGTGGCTGCTGTTAACAGTGTCGGGAAGGGTCCTCCCAGTGAGCCCACGGAGAGATACAAAACCCCTCCAACAG CTCCTGACAAGAACCcagaaattgtcaaaattgaAGGTACATTGCCACATCAGATGGATATAAACTGGGAG CCATTGTTGCCCATTGAACACAATGGCCCAGGTCTTGAGTACAAAGTCAGCTACAGACGGCAGGACTTGGAGGGGGACTGGAAGGAACAAATTGTGAAGAGACACTCATTTGTGGTAAAGAAAACACCCACATTTGTGCCCTATGAGATCAAGATCCAAGCGAAGAACAATCAGGGTTGGGGCCCAGAGCCAAAGGTTGTGACTGGCTACTCTGGTGAAGATT CTTTCTTTTGGACTTGTCCCCAAGGGACCGGAACAG TTCCTTCCGCTGCACCCGAGGATGTAGCAGTGGTGGTGATGAACAGCTCAGTGGTCAAGGTCAACTGGACTCGTGTAAACAAGGACAAGTTGCATGGACATTTGGGAGGCTACCGG ATAAACTGGTGGCGTCTCCGCAGTCTGGTGGATATCAAGAAAAGCCACGGAGAAAAACACACACTAACCTTACCTGGTGACCGCAACCATGCTATCATTGCAAAACTACAACCCTTCTCCGAATACAGTCTCATCGTCATGACCTTTAATGGTCGTGGCAATGGTCCTGGTAGCCATCCTGTTAATTTCAAAACCCCAGAGGGAG TCCCAGAGAAAAATCCTGTTTTCAGGGTCACGGATACACAGAGACATGCTGTTTCTTTGGCTTGGGCCCCACCTTCAGAGCCTAACGGGATTCTAACAGGATATCTTTTAGAATATCAGCTAA TTAACAACACAGAGGAAGTCGGACAACTGCAGTCTATTGACATCAGCAAACCCGATACTACTAAGTGGACTCTGCGGGATTTGGAGCCTTTAAGCAAATACAAGTTCCACTTGCGTTCCTGTACTACAGCGGGCTGTGGGCCCATTATCAGTGAAGAAAGCACTACAACCCTTGAAGCAA GTCTTGCAAGTATCCACGGAGGAATATCTAACCAGGGCTGGTTCATTGGCCTGCTGTGCGCAATTGCTCTACTCACACTTATTGTGTTGATTGCCTGTTTTGTTAACAGAAATAAGGGTGGAAAGTATTCAG taaaagaaaaagaagacctTCATCCCGACGTGGAGTCCCAAGGAATGAATGACGACACATTTTGTGAATACAG AGAATGCAACACTCATGAGGTTGACACGGAACCTCATACTTCTGCTGAAATTTGA